GTGCATGCGCTTGCAACCGGTGCAGCACCGCCGGAATCGTTCTATAGTCTACCAAGTATCGAAATTGTTCTCGGAGGAACGATCGCAGCTACACTTTTATCGTTTCCGATTAAGGAAGTTTTAAGAATAACTAAAATTACGGTAATAATATTTAAAAAGGGGACGACCGACACTCTCGGACCGTACGTAAATGAGATCGTCGAATTATCCCGATCAGCGCGCATGGGGGTGTCTGAACTCGAAAAGAACAAAGACGCTCTCAGCAATTATTTCTTAAAAGACGGTGTCCAGATGATCATAAACGGGTACACAGAACCCGAGATCCGCGATATAATGGAATCACGGATCGAGAACAGGGAAATCCGTGAGAAGTGGGAAGAAAACGTTTTAAGAACGATGGGTAGGTTTGCGCCCGGATTCGGTATGATGGGAACACTCATAGGTCTTATCGGTATGCTTGTCAGCATGGGCGGTGAAGCAGATCCTTCTAAAACGATCGGTCCGAACATGGCTGTGGCTCTTATAACTACATTTTACGGCGTGCTGCTTGCGAATTTGTTTTTTAATCCTATGGCCGAAAAATTCAAATCAAGAATTGAGCAGCAAACCGTTCTTCAAAACATGGTAATCGAAGGTGTTGTACTTTTGTACCAGAAAAAGCATCCCCTTGTTGTGCGCGAGAAACTGAATTCATTCATTCCCCCGAGTGAATGGGAACAGGATGCTGAAGCCGGAGGAGAGAAAAGCTAAGCGTTAGCGAAAGACCATCATGGCTGAAAACGTAAATATCAACCAGGAGCTGATCGTCAGGAAAAGGAAGAAAAAAATTCCTCCGGCTGACCAAACTGAACAGTGGCTTCTGACATACGGAGACATGGTTACCCTGATGATGACGTTTTTCATACTCTTATTTTCAATGTCGACTATCGACCCTGTGAAAATAAGAGCGTTTGCCGATGCGCTTTCGGAAAATTTCGGGGCTGCACCCGTAGAAAGAGAGCGGCTCGACCTTGCGACAATAATGAAAAAAGTAACCGACATCGTGATCGAGCAGAATATGCAGGAGAACGTTACGGTGAGCTCGAGCAAAAGGGGTG
The genomic region above belongs to Candidatus Neomarinimicrobiota bacterium and contains:
- a CDS encoding MotA/TolQ/ExbB proton channel family protein, whose amino-acid sequence is MDIASLIGILAGVGVIVHALATGAAPPESFYSLPSIEIVLGGTIAATLLSFPIKEVLRITKITVIIFKKGTTDTLGPYVNEIVELSRSARMGVSELEKNKDALSNYFLKDGVQMIINGYTEPEIRDIMESRIENREIREKWEENVLRTMGRFAPGFGMMGTLIGLIGMLVSMGGEADPSKTIGPNMAVALITTFYGVLLANLFFNPMAEKFKSRIEQQTVLQNMVIEGVVLLYQKKHPLVVREKLNSFIPPSEWEQDAEAGGEKS